A single region of the Streptomyces sp. ITFR-16 genome encodes:
- a CDS encoding TauD/TfdA family dioxygenase, with amino-acid sequence MVSHVDVFEDRGTEDSTSSSGPSADRGRVVRHRLTPAEAAGAFALAKACAEAYPNAHDEGFLADVPVLAHDLPPSVRRAANAARLDDRKHAFVVSGNTVEPWLEPTPAIWREADTAASGPYGFLLVLYAALLGDPIGWGTQQDGRIVTDVLPVRGLEHSLVSASSERELGWHTEDAFSESRADHVGLFCLRDRGDIPTTLSCADPASLPQDVVRVLAQKRFTIHPDPSHSSAADTRHNREKVALLSGPGDAPVLRIDRDFTVADEDDPEAVRAMEALIEHLDGNTYEVVLGAGDVCFIDNRNVVHGRRPFRARFDGKDRWLKRVNVVTDLRRTRAERPSATSRVVG; translated from the coding sequence ATGGTGAGTCATGTCGATGTCTTTGAGGACCGGGGCACGGAGGACTCGACGTCATCGTCCGGACCGTCCGCCGACCGGGGCCGTGTCGTGCGGCACCGTCTCACCCCGGCCGAGGCGGCCGGGGCGTTCGCGCTGGCGAAGGCCTGCGCCGAGGCCTACCCGAACGCGCACGACGAGGGGTTTCTCGCCGATGTGCCGGTGCTGGCCCACGATCTGCCGCCCTCCGTGCGCCGGGCGGCGAACGCCGCCCGGCTCGACGACCGCAAGCACGCCTTCGTCGTGTCCGGCAACACCGTCGAACCGTGGCTGGAGCCCACGCCGGCCATCTGGCGGGAGGCGGACACCGCGGCCAGCGGCCCGTACGGCTTCCTGCTCGTGCTGTACGCGGCCCTGCTCGGCGACCCGATCGGGTGGGGGACCCAGCAGGACGGCCGGATCGTCACCGACGTGCTGCCGGTGCGCGGGCTGGAGCACAGCCTGGTGAGCGCCAGCAGCGAACGGGAGCTGGGATGGCACACGGAGGACGCGTTCTCGGAGAGCAGGGCCGACCACGTCGGGCTGTTCTGCCTGCGCGACCGCGGTGACATCCCGACGACCCTGTCGTGCGCCGACCCCGCGTCGCTGCCGCAGGACGTCGTGCGCGTCCTGGCGCAGAAGCGGTTCACCATCCATCCCGATCCGTCGCACAGCTCCGCCGCGGACACCCGGCACAACCGAGAGAAGGTCGCGCTGCTGAGCGGGCCCGGGGACGCTCCGGTGCTGCGGATCGACCGCGACTTCACCGTGGCCGACGAGGACGACCCCGAGGCGGTGCGGGCCATGGAGGCGCTGATCGAGCACCTGGACGGCAACACGTACGAGGTGGTTCTCGGCGCCGGTGACGTGTGCTTCATCGACAACCGCAATGTCGTCCACGGCCGTCGGCCCTTCCGCGCGCGGTTCGACGGGAAGGACCGCTGGCTGAAGCGGGTCAACGTCGTCACCGACCTGCGGCGCACCCGGGCCGAGAGGCCGTCGGCGACGAGCAGGGTGGTCGGCTGA
- the vioD gene encoding capreomycidine synthase, whose protein sequence is MSLGDISAAPLEDWLRERYFAASIDISSSGVLNYTLGELRALLGLETSELDDVIFRDSPSTGCEELRETVAARFAPGRAGEVMVTHGSTEGIFLALSALLRPGDEVVVLDPVYHALSAVAEAAGARLRVWELREEDDFRPDLDLLERQLTPRTRAVVVNFPHNPTGACLDAAGRRRLAGMLARHDCHLFWDAAFGELIHDGPAVTAPTEAEGLPQDRVVLTGTLSKAYGLPGIRVGWCVAEARLLTEMVRIRDYTTISTSPLNELLALRVLRDADRVLLPRLDLARKNRAALLEWAAVHDGLVTCPVPVGGVSAFPRFPGVPDVTDACESLLRHHGVLVVPGRCFGRPDRMRIGFGGDAEEFTAGLERVAQVLGDASLTVPVQGGSSR, encoded by the coding sequence ATGAGCCTGGGTGACATTTCCGCGGCCCCCCTGGAGGACTGGCTGCGTGAGCGGTACTTCGCCGCCTCCATCGACATCTCCAGCTCCGGTGTTCTCAACTACACCCTCGGCGAACTGCGCGCACTGCTCGGCCTGGAGACGTCCGAGCTGGACGACGTCATCTTCCGGGACAGCCCGTCGACCGGCTGCGAGGAACTGCGCGAGACCGTCGCCGCGCGGTTCGCTCCGGGCCGGGCCGGGGAGGTGATGGTGACGCACGGCTCGACGGAGGGGATCTTCCTCGCCCTGTCGGCGCTGCTGCGTCCGGGCGACGAGGTCGTCGTCCTGGATCCCGTCTACCACGCCCTGTCCGCCGTGGCGGAGGCCGCCGGTGCGCGGCTGCGGGTGTGGGAACTGCGGGAGGAGGACGACTTCCGGCCCGATCTCGACCTGCTGGAGCGGCAGTTGACGCCCCGTACCCGGGCCGTCGTGGTCAACTTCCCGCACAACCCCACCGGCGCCTGCCTGGACGCGGCGGGACGGCGCCGGCTCGCCGGGATGCTGGCCCGTCACGACTGCCACCTCTTCTGGGACGCGGCGTTCGGCGAGCTGATCCACGACGGTCCCGCCGTCACGGCGCCGACCGAGGCCGAAGGACTCCCGCAGGACCGGGTCGTGCTGACGGGCACGCTCTCCAAGGCCTACGGCCTGCCGGGGATACGGGTCGGCTGGTGCGTCGCCGAGGCGCGGCTGCTCACCGAGATGGTCCGGATCCGCGACTACACCACGATCTCCACCTCACCGCTGAACGAACTGCTCGCCCTGCGTGTGCTGCGGGACGCCGACCGGGTGCTGCTGCCCCGGCTGGATCTCGCCCGGAAGAACCGCGCGGCGCTGCTGGAGTGGGCGGCCGTCCACGACGGCCTGGTCACCTGCCCGGTGCCGGTCGGCGGCGTCTCCGCCTTCCCCCGGTTCCCCGGGGTTCCCGATGTCACGGACGCCTGCGAGTCGCTGCTCCGGCACCACGGTGTCCTGGTCGTGCCGGGCCGGTGCTTCGGCCGTCCGGACCGGATGCGGATCGGATTCGGCGGGGACGCCGAGGAGTTCACCGCCGGTCTCGAACGGGTCGCCCAGGTGCTCGGTGACGCGTCCCTCACCGTGCCGGTCCAAGGAGGTTCCTCACGATGA
- a CDS encoding non-ribosomal peptide synthetase — protein MNASPPVPAHPVPSWSAWSEFNRTDRRFPFEGGLTAWIGAAAAAHPDRPAVSADGVELTYRELDERSDRVSGFLRRSGVAPGSIVAVTAGRTVHPYVGMLAVLKSGCGYVPVDVTDPVSRLEFIVQDAGVAAVLAASDELGALDWLPEAVSVRGVLDGDGDDGRGGVRWAGALGPGEQGPAGPVAPYDPDRTCYIIYTSGTTGRPKGVRISEHSLLNFVHWFVSRHEVLASDRLCQNAPLTFDPSVQQIFPAWVTGACLLPVPPAELQDPFAMMAWLRRERITHLDVVTAHWHHLREAADQEPALRELPDLRWIIIGGETLHYHHTRHWHRIVRSPALLNNIYGPTEATVNATEVVVDPAADSGQIPIGVPLPNYRMYVVDGEGALCAPGVTGELLIAGDGLAQRYQSAAATERAFAELTLPDGTVERVYRSGDLARLIDVPSHGWMLEFQGRVDSQVKIRGFRIELEEVEGAAKSCPQVRDAAVLVRGTPPDQLVCCFVADGDPDPAAVRAHVARLLAAYQVPNLYLRLDGFPLTRNGKLDRAGLAALAEERLGGRVPAGRLPESPVEKQLAEVWASVLGLTHIGAEEDFFTIGGTSLLAMTMVKRLRSQGIRLDPATVFESPTVAGLAARCAAAPL, from the coding sequence ATGAACGCCTCACCGCCCGTCCCCGCCCACCCCGTTCCGTCCTGGTCCGCCTGGTCGGAGTTCAACCGCACGGACCGCCGCTTCCCGTTCGAGGGAGGGCTGACGGCGTGGATCGGCGCGGCCGCCGCGGCCCATCCGGACCGGCCCGCCGTGTCCGCCGACGGAGTGGAGCTGACCTACCGGGAGCTGGACGAGAGGTCGGACCGGGTCAGCGGCTTCCTGCGGCGTTCGGGGGTGGCGCCCGGCAGCATCGTGGCGGTCACCGCCGGCCGGACCGTGCATCCCTATGTGGGGATGCTCGCCGTGCTCAAGTCCGGCTGCGGCTATGTCCCGGTCGACGTCACCGACCCGGTGTCCCGGCTGGAGTTCATCGTCCAGGACGCCGGGGTCGCCGCGGTGCTCGCCGCGTCGGACGAACTCGGCGCGCTGGACTGGCTGCCGGAGGCGGTCTCCGTACGCGGTGTCCTGGACGGTGACGGAGACGACGGCCGGGGCGGTGTGCGGTGGGCCGGCGCCCTGGGGCCCGGTGAGCAGGGGCCCGCCGGCCCGGTCGCTCCGTACGACCCCGACCGCACCTGCTACATCATCTACACCTCGGGGACGACCGGCCGCCCCAAGGGCGTACGCATCAGCGAGCACAGCCTGCTGAACTTCGTGCACTGGTTCGTCTCCCGGCACGAGGTGCTGGCCTCGGACCGGCTCTGCCAGAACGCGCCGCTCACCTTCGACCCGTCGGTGCAGCAGATCTTCCCCGCCTGGGTGACCGGTGCCTGTCTGCTGCCCGTGCCCCCGGCGGAGTTGCAGGACCCGTTCGCGATGATGGCGTGGCTGCGCCGGGAGCGGATCACGCACCTGGACGTGGTCACCGCCCACTGGCACCACCTGCGGGAGGCCGCCGACCAGGAGCCGGCCCTGCGCGAGCTGCCGGACCTGCGGTGGATCATCATCGGCGGCGAGACACTGCATTACCACCACACCCGCCACTGGCACCGGATCGTGCGCTCCCCCGCGCTGCTCAACAACATCTACGGACCGACGGAGGCCACCGTCAACGCCACGGAGGTCGTGGTCGACCCGGCGGCGGACTCCGGCCAGATCCCCATCGGTGTGCCGCTGCCCAACTACCGGATGTACGTCGTCGACGGCGAGGGCGCGCTGTGCGCACCGGGCGTCACGGGTGAGCTGCTGATCGCTGGGGACGGGCTGGCCCAGCGCTACCAGTCGGCCGCCGCCACCGAGCGGGCGTTCGCCGAACTGACCCTGCCCGACGGCACGGTGGAGCGGGTGTACCGGTCCGGGGACCTGGCCCGGCTCATCGACGTACCGTCGCACGGCTGGATGCTGGAGTTCCAGGGGCGGGTCGACAGCCAGGTGAAGATACGCGGGTTCCGCATCGAGCTGGAGGAGGTGGAGGGCGCCGCGAAGAGCTGTCCGCAGGTGCGCGACGCCGCCGTGCTCGTGCGCGGCACCCCGCCCGACCAGCTGGTGTGCTGCTTCGTCGCGGACGGCGACCCCGATCCGGCGGCGGTCAGGGCCCATGTGGCCCGGCTGCTCGCCGCGTACCAGGTGCCCAACCTCTACCTGCGGCTGGACGGCTTTCCGCTGACCCGCAACGGCAAGCTCGACCGCGCCGGCCTCGCCGCCCTGGCCGAGGAGCGGCTCGGCGGCCGGGTGCCGGCCGGACGGCTGCCCGAGTCGCCGGTGGAGAAGCAGCTCGCGGAGGTGTGGGCGTCGGTGCTGGGGCTGACGCACATCGGCGCCGAGGAGGACTTCTTCACCATCGGCGGCACATCGCTGCTGGCCATGACGATGGTCAAGAGGCTGCGCAGCCAGGGGATCCGGCTGGATCCCGCGACCGTCTTCGAGTCCCCGACGGTGGCCGGGCTGGCGGCCCGCTGCGCGGCGGCCCCGCTCTGA
- a CDS encoding non-ribosomal peptide synthetase: MSDIAPPADRTGRLSPAKRALLQRRLAGGRSRADADLNAIEQVDPALPVPVSPAQRGLWIQDRYLEGNALYSANEAMWLHGPLHLPALRTAVDRLVERHEALRTIFPGTSEPLQMVRPPRPGSLKLLTLGGKDRAACRESALELARQEVATPFDLAAGPLFRVLLVTVADDEHLLVLNMHHIVTDGWSFDVLARDLAEFYTAAAERREAVLPDLRVNYRSFSSWQLARQDPARLAGQLDHWRRALQDIAPVLDLPTDRPRPPRQSHRGAAVTGRIAPETAEGIRALAAAQGTTVFATLLAAFQVLLYRYTGQDRFAVGTLLHGRDHADPGELDDMVGLFASTAALPADLGDRPRFDAFLARTRRTVIEAIAHQDVPFDRVVEELAPPRDLSRNPLFQTLYQHLEPGEKPWTLSGLTVEPTHLGTATSKVDLGLFTTDRGADGMRVDLVFATDLFDTATAERMLGHFLHLVTGIVADPHAPVDTLDLLPADESRTILREWNATEADYPTDRCLHELFEEQVARTPDATAVVAPDGNVSYARLNARANQVAHLLRELGVGPDVFVGLCVRHSVEMFVGILGILKAGGAYVPLDPDHPADRLAYVLEDSAAPIVLTQRAVRDRLPETAAQVVLLDGGRPAEQPEHNPGRTAQPGDLVYAIYTSGSTGRPKGVLITHRGLNNYLVWAVRGYGLDGSSGAPMLGSIAFDLSVPNFLLPFIGGRDVTLLPEDRSLEGLAELLRRPGDFSLLKITPAHLDVLRAQLDGAHRAEDPVTSVRTFVVGADEVKPETAAAWQRIAPGARMINEYGPTETVVGCSVYEIPADGAPRSVVPIGKPIANTQMYVLDDHLNPVPPGVTGELYIGGDGVARGYLNRPALTAEKFLPDPYSATPGARFYRTGDRARFRPDGNLEFLGRFDHQVKIRGYRIEPGEVETALLLHPSIAEAVVAVREDNPGERRLVGYVVPAGNDRPDPAALRDFLRRSLPGYLVPAVIVILDELPLSNGGKVDRRLLPPPSGLRAETAAPAVAPREGPERILAGIWADVLGLDHVGAHDNFFDAGGDSLLALRVVARAREAGLALRPRTLFECQTLARLAEAATPCDPAEPLSGTGDAASAESGETGFTPLQRWFLEAPLDHAAHVATELVELDRTPPAADLEALLHRITAHHEALRLRLDHGPDGAPRLRTAAREEAPLLRETDLTGTAPEEWTAATRRTAAELAAAIDPAHGPLLQAALLRTGTGTDRLLLAVHHLGTDGMSWRILMDDLSDGWQRLCDGAPPEPPAPAVPVSVWTRALAGLAACDAVAAEAEFWERQDAGPVLPPDVPRGPLGPNSTASSRTVTHRLPVERTETLVARTGRGEGTVAQQLLAALALAVAEEGTGDDVLVEVNGHGRDGDHTGLDLSRTVGWLAVRHPLRLTVPPGPGSPDARRAALVAQAARVPGDGLGYGLLRYLGPDAAVRERLARARRPEIAFNYLGRYRSESAAAPGWRWLTDTPELTDADEERAHLLELVAAVVDGELRLNWTYSAHHHQESTVRRIARAQLRHLFGSATD, from the coding sequence ATGAGCGACATCGCCCCGCCGGCCGACCGCACCGGCCGGCTGTCCCCGGCCAAGAGGGCGCTGCTCCAGCGCCGGCTGGCCGGCGGCCGCAGCCGTGCCGACGCGGACCTGAACGCCATCGAGCAGGTGGATCCCGCGCTGCCCGTGCCCGTCTCGCCCGCACAGCGCGGCCTGTGGATCCAGGACCGCTACCTGGAGGGCAACGCCCTCTACAGCGCCAACGAGGCCATGTGGCTGCACGGCCCGCTCCACCTCCCGGCCCTGCGCACCGCCGTGGACCGCCTGGTGGAACGGCACGAGGCCCTGCGCACGATCTTCCCCGGCACCTCCGAGCCGCTGCAGATGGTCCGGCCCCCGAGGCCCGGCAGCCTGAAGCTCCTCACCCTGGGCGGCAAGGACCGCGCCGCGTGCCGCGAGAGCGCGCTGGAACTGGCCAGGCAGGAGGTGGCGACCCCGTTCGACCTGGCCGCCGGGCCCCTGTTCCGGGTGCTGCTGGTCACCGTCGCCGACGACGAACACCTGCTGGTGCTCAACATGCACCACATCGTCACCGACGGCTGGTCCTTCGACGTCCTCGCCCGCGACCTCGCCGAGTTCTACACCGCAGCCGCCGAGCGGCGCGAGGCCGTCCTGCCCGACCTGCGCGTCAACTACCGCAGCTTCAGCAGCTGGCAGCTCGCCCGGCAGGACCCGGCCCGGCTGGCCGGCCAACTGGACCACTGGCGCCGCGCGCTCCAGGACATCGCGCCGGTGCTCGACCTGCCCACCGACCGGCCCCGGCCGCCCCGGCAGTCCCACCGGGGCGCGGCCGTCACCGGACGGATCGCGCCGGAGACGGCCGAGGGGATACGCGCCCTCGCGGCGGCCCAGGGGACGACCGTCTTCGCCACTTTGCTGGCCGCCTTCCAGGTCCTGCTGTACCGCTACACCGGTCAGGACAGGTTCGCCGTCGGGACGCTGCTGCACGGCCGGGACCACGCGGACCCCGGCGAACTGGACGACATGGTGGGCCTGTTCGCCTCCACCGCGGCCCTGCCGGCCGACCTCGGCGACCGCCCCCGCTTCGACGCCTTCCTGGCCCGGACGCGCCGCACCGTCATCGAGGCCATCGCCCACCAGGACGTGCCCTTCGACCGGGTCGTCGAGGAGCTGGCACCCCCGCGCGACCTCAGCCGCAACCCGCTCTTCCAGACGCTCTACCAGCACCTGGAACCCGGCGAGAAGCCGTGGACGCTGAGCGGACTGACCGTCGAGCCGACCCACCTCGGGACCGCCACCTCCAAGGTCGACCTGGGCCTGTTCACCACGGACCGGGGCGCGGACGGCATGCGCGTCGACCTGGTCTTCGCCACGGACCTCTTCGACACCGCGACGGCCGAGCGGATGCTGGGCCACTTCCTCCACCTCGTGACCGGCATCGTCGCCGACCCGCACGCCCCGGTGGACACCCTGGACCTCCTGCCCGCCGACGAGTCGCGCACGATCCTGCGGGAGTGGAACGCCACCGAGGCCGACTACCCCACCGACCGCTGCCTGCACGAACTCTTCGAGGAGCAGGTGGCCCGCACCCCGGACGCGACCGCCGTCGTCGCCCCGGACGGGAACGTCAGCTACGCCCGGCTGAACGCACGGGCCAACCAGGTCGCCCACCTGCTGCGCGAACTGGGTGTGGGACCCGATGTGTTCGTCGGCCTGTGCGTCCGGCACAGCGTGGAGATGTTCGTCGGCATCCTCGGCATCCTCAAGGCGGGCGGCGCCTACGTACCGCTGGATCCCGACCATCCGGCCGACCGCCTCGCGTACGTCCTGGAGGACTCCGCGGCCCCGATCGTCCTGACCCAGCGGGCCGTCCGCGACCGGCTGCCCGAGACGGCCGCGCAGGTCGTCCTCCTCGACGGCGGCCGGCCGGCGGAACAGCCGGAGCACAACCCGGGACGCACCGCGCAGCCCGGCGACCTCGTCTACGCCATCTACACCTCCGGCTCCACCGGGCGCCCCAAGGGCGTCCTCATCACCCACCGGGGGCTGAACAACTACCTGGTCTGGGCGGTGCGCGGCTACGGCCTCGACGGCAGCTCCGGCGCGCCGATGCTGGGCTCGATCGCCTTCGACCTGTCCGTTCCCAACTTCCTGCTGCCGTTCATCGGAGGCCGCGACGTCACCCTGCTGCCCGAGGACCGCAGCCTCGAAGGGCTCGCCGAACTGCTGCGCCGGCCGGGCGACTTCAGCCTGCTGAAGATCACCCCCGCCCACCTCGACGTGCTGCGGGCCCAGCTCGACGGCGCGCACCGCGCCGAGGACCCGGTCACCTCCGTACGGACCTTCGTGGTCGGTGCCGACGAGGTGAAGCCGGAGACGGCGGCGGCCTGGCAGCGGATAGCCCCGGGCGCCCGGATGATCAACGAGTACGGCCCCACCGAGACGGTCGTCGGCTGCTCCGTCTACGAGATCCCGGCCGACGGCGCCCCGCGCTCGGTCGTGCCGATCGGGAAGCCGATCGCCAACACCCAGATGTACGTCCTGGACGACCACCTCAACCCCGTACCCCCCGGCGTGACCGGCGAGCTGTACATCGGCGGCGACGGCGTGGCCCGGGGCTATCTGAACCGCCCGGCGCTCACCGCCGAGAAGTTCCTGCCCGACCCGTACAGCGCCACCCCCGGCGCCCGCTTCTACCGGACCGGCGACCGGGCGCGCTTCCGCCCCGACGGAAATCTGGAGTTCCTCGGCCGGTTCGACCACCAGGTCAAGATCCGCGGCTACCGGATCGAACCGGGCGAGGTGGAGACCGCGCTGCTGCTGCACCCCTCGATCGCCGAAGCCGTCGTGGCCGTCCGGGAGGACAACCCGGGCGAGCGGCGGCTCGTGGGCTATGTCGTACCGGCCGGAAACGACCGGCCCGACCCCGCCGCGCTGCGGGACTTCCTGCGCCGGTCGCTGCCCGGCTACCTGGTGCCCGCCGTCATCGTGATCCTCGACGAACTCCCGCTGAGCAACGGCGGAAAGGTCGACCGGCGCCTCCTGCCGCCGCCCTCCGGCCTCCGCGCCGAGACGGCCGCGCCCGCCGTGGCACCGAGGGAGGGACCGGAACGGATCCTCGCCGGGATCTGGGCCGATGTCCTCGGCCTGGACCACGTCGGCGCGCACGACAACTTCTTCGACGCCGGCGGTGACTCGCTGCTGGCCCTGCGGGTCGTCGCCCGCGCCAGGGAGGCCGGCCTCGCCCTGCGGCCCCGGACCCTCTTCGAGTGTCAGACCCTCGCCCGGCTGGCGGAGGCCGCCACCCCCTGCGACCCGGCCGAGCCCCTGTCCGGGACGGGCGACGCCGCCTCTGCGGAGAGCGGCGAGACGGGTTTCACCCCGCTGCAACGCTGGTTCCTCGAAGCACCGCTCGACCACGCCGCCCATGTGGCCACCGAACTCGTCGAGCTCGACCGGACCCCGCCGGCGGCGGACCTGGAAGCCCTGCTCCACCGGATCACCGCCCACCACGAGGCCCTGCGCCTGCGGCTGGACCACGGACCGGACGGCGCGCCGCGCCTGCGCACGGCGGCGCGCGAAGAGGCCCCCCTGCTGCGGGAGACCGACCTGACCGGGACCGCCCCCGAGGAGTGGACCGCCGCGACCCGCCGGACGGCCGCCGAACTGGCCGCCGCCATCGACCCCGCCCACGGCCCCCTGCTCCAGGCGGCGCTGCTGCGCACCGGCACGGGCACCGACCGGCTGCTCCTGGCCGTCCACCACCTGGGCACCGACGGGATGTCGTGGCGGATCCTCATGGACGACCTGTCCGACGGATGGCAGCGGCTGTGCGACGGGGCACCGCCCGAACCTCCGGCACCCGCCGTGCCCGTGTCCGTGTGGACCCGCGCCCTGGCCGGACTCGCGGCCTGCGACGCCGTCGCCGCCGAGGCGGAGTTCTGGGAACGGCAGGACGCCGGACCCGTACTGCCGCCCGACGTGCCCCGCGGCCCGCTCGGACCGAACAGCACCGCCTCGTCCCGGACCGTCACCCACCGCCTGCCGGTCGAGCGGACCGAGACCCTGGTCGCCCGCACTGGACGGGGCGAGGGCACCGTGGCCCAGCAGCTGCTGGCCGCGCTGGCCCTGGCGGTAGCCGAGGAGGGCACCGGCGACGACGTCCTCGTCGAGGTCAACGGGCACGGCCGGGACGGAGACCACACCGGCCTCGACCTGTCCCGCACGGTGGGCTGGCTCGCCGTCCGCCACCCGCTGCGTCTGACCGTGCCGCCGGGACCGGGCAGCCCGGACGCGCGGCGCGCGGCCCTGGTCGCCCAGGCGGCCCGCGTCCCCGGTGACGGACTCGGTTACGGGCTGCTGCGGTACCTCGGTCCCGACGCCGCCGTCCGGGAGCGGCTGGCCCGCGCCCGGCGCCCGGAGATCGCCTTCAACTACCTGGGGCGGTACCGCTCGGAGAGCGCGGCCGCCCCTGGCTGGCGCTGGCTGACGGACACCCCGGAGCTGACGGACGCCGACGAGGAGCGCGCCCACCTGCTGGAGCTCGTCGCCGCCGTGGTGGACGGGGAACTGCGGCTGAACTGGACCTACTCGGCCCACCACCACCAGGAGTCCACGGTCCGCCGGATCGCCCGCGCCCAGCTGCGCCACCTGTTCGGCTCGGCCACCGACTGA
- a CDS encoding cytochrome P450, with amino-acid sequence MTTLRDAETVRDLSDPELYRTGDPEAVWARLRARTPVCWTERAHAPGYWSVTSHALVSQVLKNAAVYSSEKGMRLDADPAATAASAGKMLIVTDPPRHGAIRRIINSSFTPAMVRRLTDTMRETARGVVTGAVEAGECDLVDLASRLPLSVICDMLGVPKADWNQMLALTRTAFGTSDTEGDALRRSEAHTEILVYYFELIRRRRKEPGEDIVSALVNGTVDGRPLTDTEVYLNCDGLISGGNETTRHATVGGVLALMADPGEFGRLRARPELVDSAVQEILRFTSPALHVLRTATRDTELGGQHIREGDRLALWLPSANRDEQVFPDSARFDVGRTPNRHLAFAAGTHFCLGAALAGQELRVLFEEIVRSVGQVEPAGPVRRLASNLVWGYESVPVRMEGKQ; translated from the coding sequence ATGACGACACTGCGGGACGCGGAGACCGTCCGGGACCTGTCGGACCCGGAGCTGTACCGCACCGGAGACCCCGAGGCGGTCTGGGCGCGGCTGCGCGCCCGCACCCCGGTCTGCTGGACCGAGCGGGCCCACGCACCCGGCTACTGGTCGGTGACCAGCCACGCCCTGGTGTCGCAGGTCCTCAAGAACGCCGCCGTGTACAGCTCCGAGAAGGGCATGCGGCTGGACGCCGACCCGGCGGCGACGGCGGCCAGCGCCGGCAAGATGCTGATCGTCACCGACCCGCCCCGGCACGGGGCGATCCGGCGGATCATCAACTCCAGCTTCACCCCGGCGATGGTGCGCCGGCTGACGGACACCATGCGCGAGACCGCGCGCGGTGTGGTGACCGGGGCCGTCGAGGCGGGGGAGTGCGACCTCGTCGACCTGGCGTCCCGGCTCCCGCTGTCCGTCATCTGCGACATGCTCGGCGTGCCGAAGGCCGACTGGAACCAGATGCTCGCCCTCACCCGCACCGCCTTCGGCACCAGCGACACCGAGGGCGACGCCCTGCGCCGCAGCGAGGCCCACACCGAGATCCTCGTGTACTACTTTGAGCTCATCAGGCGCCGCCGCAAGGAGCCCGGTGAGGACATCGTCTCCGCCCTGGTGAACGGCACCGTCGACGGCCGGCCCCTGACCGACACCGAGGTCTACCTCAACTGCGACGGGCTCATCTCCGGCGGCAACGAGACCACCCGGCACGCCACGGTGGGCGGGGTGCTGGCCCTGATGGCCGACCCGGGCGAGTTCGGCCGGCTCCGCGCCCGCCCCGAACTCGTCGACAGCGCGGTGCAGGAGATCCTGCGCTTCACCAGCCCCGCCCTGCACGTGCTGCGTACCGCCACCCGGGACACCGAGCTGGGCGGGCAGCACATCCGCGAGGGCGACCGGCTCGCCCTGTGGCTGCCGTCGGCCAACCGTGACGAGCAGGTCTTCCCCGACAGCGCCCGCTTCGACGTGGGCCGCACCCCCAACCGGCACCTGGCCTTCGCCGCCGGCACCCACTTCTGCCTCGGCGCGGCCCTGGCCGGACAGGAACTGCGGGTGCTGTTCGAGGAGATCGTCCGATCCGTCGGCCAGGTCGAGCCGGCCGGCCCGGTCCGCCGGCTGGCATCCAACCTCGTCTGGGGATACGAGTCCGTACCCGTGCGCATGGAAGGGAAGCAATGA
- a CDS encoding MbtH family protein — protein MSETGPVEHYKVVLNHEEQYSIWSATRPNPAGWTDEGTSGSRQECLDRIEKIWVDMRPLSIRTRGGR, from the coding sequence ATGTCCGAGACCGGCCCCGTCGAGCACTACAAGGTGGTCCTCAACCATGAGGAGCAGTACTCCATCTGGTCCGCCACCCGGCCCAACCCGGCGGGGTGGACCGACGAAGGCACGAGCGGATCCCGCCAGGAGTGCCTGGACCGGATCGAGAAGATCTGGGTCGACATGCGGCCGCTGAGCATCCGTACCCGCGGCGGGCGATGA